A stretch of Bos taurus isolate L1 Dominette 01449 registration number 42190680 breed Hereford chromosome 5, ARS-UCD2.0, whole genome shotgun sequence DNA encodes these proteins:
- the POLR3H gene encoding DNA-directed RNA polymerase III subunit RPC8 (The RefSeq protein has 2 substitutions compared to this genomic sequence) — translation MFVLVEMVDTVRIPPWQFERKLNDSIDEELNKKLANKVMYNVGLCICLFDITKLEDAYVFPGDGASHTKVHFRYVVFHPFLDEILIGKIKGCSPEGVHVSLGFFDDILIPPESLQQPAKFDEAEQVWVWEYETEEGAHDLYMDIGEEVRFRVVDESFVDTSPTGPSSAEAASSSEELPKKEAPYTLMGSISEPGLGLLSWWTSS, via the exons ATGTTTGTCCTCGTGGAGATGGTGGACACCGTGCGGATCCCCCCGTGGCAGTTTGAGAGGAAGCTCAACGATTCCATCGCCGAAGAGTTGAACAAAAAGTTGGCCAACAAG GTCGTGTACAACGTGGGACTCTGCATCTGTCTGTTTGACATCACCAAGCTGGAGGACGCGTACGTGTTCCCAGGGGATGGTGCGTCACACACGAAAG TTCACTTTCGCTATGTGGTGTTCCATCCGTTCCTGGACGAGATTCTGATTGGAAAGATCAAAGGCTGCAGCCCGGAGGGAGTGCATG TCTCCCTAGGGTTCTTCGACGACATTCTCATCCCTCCGGAGTCGCTGCAGCAGCCGGCCAAGTT CGACGAGGCAGAGCAGGTGTGGGTGTGGGAGTACGAGACGGAGGAGGGCGCCCACGACCTATACATGGACATCGGTGAGGAGGTCCGCTTCCGGGTGGTGGACGAGAGCTTCGTGGACACATCCCCCACGGGACCCAGCTCGGCCGAGGCCGCCTCTTCCAGTGAGGAGCTGCCCAAGAAGGAGGCTCCGTACACGCTCATG GGATCCATCAGCGAGCCGGGCCTGGGCCTCCTCTCCTGGTGGACAAGCAGCTAG